A genomic segment from Lignipirellula cremea encodes:
- a CDS encoding Flp family type IVb pilin, translating to MKTNQPTLLGLLRTIHEDEDGAVSIETVLIVAAIALPILIFVIKIGWPRIRDFFNDGMNELEGGAADVS from the coding sequence ATGAAGACCAACCAACCCACTCTGCTGGGCTTGCTCCGCACCATTCACGAAGATGAAGACGGAGCGGTCAGCATTGAAACGGTGCTGATCGTGGCGGCGATTGCATTGCCCATTTTGATCTTTGTGATCAAGATCGGGTGGCCCCGCATCCGCGACTTTTTCAACGACGGCATGAACGAGCTGGAAGGCGGCGCAGCGGACGTTTCCTGA
- a CDS encoding prepilin peptidase, giving the protein MLNLALLLGFVAAAACTDLRAGKIYNKTTYSGILVALGLSTLATLLGMEVRQGVAPHEWWVGALSLLQSAAGLGLCGGIMVVCYLVFAGGIGGGDIKLVAMMGAFLGAYAGMEALIWTFLIAAVAGVISLIWQVGAGELLRRFFAYPLYILRFRSRPAIRDEDRAPLKTRLFLGPSALAGVLVVVVRLVTGVEWGQTM; this is encoded by the coding sequence ATGCTGAACTTGGCCTTGTTGCTGGGATTTGTCGCGGCCGCGGCCTGTACTGACCTGCGCGCCGGCAAGATCTACAACAAAACAACCTACAGCGGCATCCTGGTTGCGTTGGGACTCAGCACCCTGGCGACGCTGCTGGGGATGGAAGTTCGCCAGGGCGTCGCGCCGCACGAGTGGTGGGTCGGCGCTTTGTCCCTCCTCCAAAGCGCTGCCGGTCTGGGGCTGTGCGGCGGAATTATGGTCGTCTGCTATCTGGTTTTCGCCGGGGGAATCGGCGGGGGCGACATCAAGCTGGTTGCCATGATGGGAGCGTTTTTAGGAGCGTACGCCGGTATGGAGGCGTTGATCTGGACCTTCCTGATCGCCGCTGTGGCCGGGGTGATTTCGCTGATCTGGCAAGTCGGCGCGGGAGAGTTGTTGAGGAGGTTTTTCGCCTATCCTCTTTACATTCTCCGGTTCCGCAGCCGCCCTGCGATTCGCGACGAGGACCGGGCTCCGTTGAAAACCCGGCTGTTTTTGGGACCCAGTGCTCTGGCCGGCGTGCTGGTAGTCGTGGTGCGGTTGGTGACGGGAGTGGAGTGGGGACAAACGATGTAG
- a CDS encoding DUF485 domain-containing protein, translating into MNTFNARLGLLLFFIYLALYSGFVGLAVFAPGILATTPWAGVNLAILYGFALIIAAFALAILYGLTCRDENSSKGGEA; encoded by the coding sequence ATGAACACGTTTAACGCCCGTCTGGGGCTGTTGCTCTTCTTCATTTACCTGGCGCTGTATTCCGGGTTTGTAGGACTGGCGGTGTTTGCGCCGGGGATTCTGGCGACGACGCCCTGGGCCGGAGTGAATCTGGCGATTCTGTATGGCTTTGCCCTGATCATCGCGGCGTTTGCCCTGGCGATCCTGTACGGTCTGACCTGCCGGGATGAAAACAGCAGCAAAGGGGGTGAAGCATGA
- a CDS encoding TadE/TadG family type IV pilus assembly protein — protein sequence MSLSLLPYLAGLAISLLALKGLAMLAGARVRWAHLFQLHRDQQGGVQSLSFVLTFPVFVMVMMFIVQLSQMMIGQIEVEYGAFAAARSAIVWIPARLAEEGELENQIGTYTQISADTGDDGTFSVYRINPTGPKYRRIHFAAAMACMAASPSRFTGIGLDHPGMEGLPSLQKAYFAMAPSQRTNTRVEPRLQNKLAYALDRTGVRIDVWHKAEEPPLAYWEVSPYLAEFQPNEIGWQDQLHVTVEHHLALLPGPARILLGQSRVDRASRSGNGSSSGNDSQSNDPQGGTQQSLSEEEFGGGSQSTGGNQSTGGNPSSSSFAQRIQGYHGVYTYPLQASVRLNNEGEKPAYPYYQDLSGDLPFQDFSRYPRLPSMNEREFFP from the coding sequence ATGAGCCTATCTTTGTTACCTTATCTGGCGGGCCTGGCGATTTCGCTGCTGGCCCTGAAGGGGCTCGCCATGCTGGCTGGCGCCCGGGTGCGATGGGCCCATCTGTTCCAGCTGCATCGGGACCAGCAAGGCGGCGTACAGAGCCTGAGCTTTGTGCTGACGTTCCCCGTGTTTGTCATGGTGATGATGTTCATCGTGCAGCTCAGCCAGATGATGATCGGCCAGATCGAAGTGGAGTATGGCGCCTTTGCCGCCGCCCGCAGCGCAATCGTGTGGATTCCGGCCCGCCTGGCCGAAGAGGGCGAGCTGGAGAATCAGATCGGCACGTACACCCAGATCTCCGCCGACACCGGCGACGACGGCACGTTCTCGGTCTACCGCATCAACCCGACCGGCCCCAAATACCGACGCATTCATTTTGCCGCCGCCATGGCCTGCATGGCCGCTTCTCCTTCGCGGTTTACCGGAATCGGGCTCGACCATCCGGGGATGGAAGGGCTGCCGTCCCTGCAGAAGGCCTACTTCGCCATGGCGCCTTCGCAACGGACCAACACCCGGGTGGAGCCTCGCCTGCAGAACAAACTGGCGTACGCCCTGGATCGCACAGGCGTGCGGATTGATGTATGGCACAAGGCCGAAGAGCCGCCGCTGGCGTACTGGGAGGTTTCTCCCTACCTGGCCGAGTTCCAGCCGAACGAAATCGGCTGGCAGGACCAGTTGCACGTCACGGTCGAGCATCACCTGGCGCTGTTGCCGGGGCCGGCTCGTATCCTGCTGGGACAAAGCCGCGTCGATCGGGCCAGCCGCAGCGGGAATGGCTCGTCTTCGGGCAACGATTCCCAGAGCAATGATCCCCAGGGCGGCACGCAGCAGTCGCTGAGCGAAGAAGAGTTTGGCGGTGGAAGCCAGTCAACGGGCGGCAACCAGTCTACCGGCGGAAATCCCTCAAGCAGTTCGTTCGCCCAGCGGATTCAAGGTTACCATGGCGTGTACACGTACCCGCTGCAGGCTTCGGTCCGATTGAATAATGAGGGAGAGAAGCCGGCCTATCCGTATTATCAGGACCTGTCCGGCGACCTGCCGTTTCAGGATTTTTCTCGTTACCCACGATTGCCCTCGATGAACGAACGGGAGTTTTTCCCTTAA
- a CDS encoding sodium/solute symporter, translating into MNHEQSFGAIAVFAAFVAFTLGLSFYLGGKAKSAKGYFAAEGEIPWFINGVAFAGDYLSAASFLGICGMIAFFGYDGFLYSIGYLAGWVVALFVVAEPMKRLGKFTFADALDSTFQSRGIKLVAGISTLAVSVFYLIPQMVGAGVLVEPLLGLPHYVGVIMVGAAVILIVVTAGMVSTTWVQFLKGGLLVVFSTVMVGMVLMRGFTATPIEDMPELAVLGPYSGGSYETELAAELEKHSLTVLPATGLWDTPDFVRLSAGPDAAPLVYSVSMSASGAITLFEAQTVEMVDGKKFVNGREQENVAGEDGVRHDLRPVGRILKLPDGETSTGPIGPLKFFSTLQQSTMMISSKKTLKFETDTIDVYFETPTLGSKLLLPGQYFTGIRTKLFSDKLNFLSLMLALFCGTASLPHILIRYYTVKDESSARKSTIVGIGTIGFFYVLSLYIGLGAMTSGALDVTNNNMAAPLLARSLAEWLFAVISAIAFTTVLGTVSGLILASAGAVAHDLLKEFGQMEFNDSEQVRVAKISSVVVGVVAIVLGIVFKEFNVTYLVGWAFSVAASANLPSLVMLLFWKGVTKQGVIAAVTVGMTTSLGWILLSADTFSKVYKIDPELAITPFSQPGLVTIPLGFLTLIVVSLLTKKRAE; encoded by the coding sequence ATGAACCATGAACAATCGTTCGGCGCCATCGCCGTGTTTGCCGCGTTTGTGGCGTTCACCCTGGGTTTGAGCTTTTACCTGGGCGGCAAGGCGAAGTCGGCCAAGGGGTATTTTGCGGCCGAAGGGGAGATTCCCTGGTTCATCAATGGGGTCGCGTTCGCAGGCGATTACCTGTCGGCGGCCTCGTTCCTGGGCATTTGCGGCATGATTGCCTTTTTTGGATACGACGGCTTTCTGTACTCGATCGGCTACCTGGCCGGCTGGGTGGTGGCCCTGTTTGTGGTCGCTGAGCCGATGAAGCGGCTGGGGAAATTTACTTTCGCCGACGCGCTGGATTCGACCTTTCAATCCCGCGGCATCAAACTGGTGGCGGGTATCAGTACGCTGGCGGTGAGCGTTTTTTATCTGATCCCGCAGATGGTCGGGGCCGGGGTGCTGGTCGAGCCGCTGCTGGGTTTGCCGCATTATGTGGGGGTGATCATGGTGGGGGCCGCGGTCATTCTGATCGTGGTGACCGCCGGTATGGTGTCGACCACCTGGGTGCAGTTCCTCAAAGGCGGCCTGCTGGTGGTGTTCAGCACGGTGATGGTCGGCATGGTGCTGATGCGGGGCTTTACCGCCACGCCGATCGAGGACATGCCCGAACTGGCCGTGCTGGGACCGTACAGCGGAGGGTCCTATGAAACCGAGCTTGCTGCTGAACTGGAGAAACACTCGCTGACCGTACTGCCGGCTACAGGCCTGTGGGACACCCCGGATTTCGTCCGGCTGAGCGCCGGACCGGATGCGGCGCCTTTGGTGTACAGCGTCTCCATGAGTGCATCAGGCGCCATCACGCTGTTCGAAGCGCAAACGGTCGAGATGGTCGACGGCAAAAAGTTCGTCAACGGCCGCGAGCAGGAAAACGTCGCGGGAGAAGACGGCGTGCGGCACGACCTGCGTCCCGTGGGTCGCATCCTGAAACTGCCCGACGGCGAAACCTCAACGGGTCCGATCGGGCCGCTGAAGTTTTTCAGCACGCTGCAGCAAAGCACCATGATGATTTCGTCCAAGAAAACGCTGAAATTCGAAACCGACACGATCGATGTCTACTTTGAAACGCCGACGCTCGGCTCCAAGCTGCTGCTGCCGGGGCAGTATTTTACAGGGATTCGCACCAAGCTCTTCTCCGACAAGCTGAATTTTCTATCGCTGATGCTGGCTCTGTTCTGCGGCACGGCTTCGCTGCCGCACATTCTGATCCGGTATTACACGGTGAAAGATGAAAGCAGTGCCCGGAAAAGTACGATTGTCGGCATCGGTACGATCGGCTTCTTTTATGTGTTGAGCCTGTACATTGGTCTGGGAGCCATGACGAGCGGCGCGCTGGACGTCACCAATAACAACATGGCGGCGCCGCTGCTGGCCCGCAGCCTGGCGGAATGGCTCTTTGCGGTGATCTCGGCGATCGCCTTTACGACCGTGCTGGGTACGGTGAGCGGACTGATTCTGGCTTCGGCCGGCGCGGTGGCGCATGACCTGTTGAAAGAATTCGGCCAGATGGAGTTTAACGACTCCGAGCAGGTCCGGGTGGCGAAGATTTCTTCGGTCGTGGTCGGCGTGGTCGCCATTGTGCTGGGCATTGTGTTCAAAGAGTTCAATGTGACGTACCTGGTCGGCTGGGCGTTCAGCGTGGCGGCTTCCGCCAACCTGCCGTCGCTGGTGATGCTGCTGTTCTGGAAGGGCGTCACCAAACAGGGGGTGATCGCCGCCGTGACGGTCGGTATGACGACGTCGCTCGGCTGGATTCTGCTCAGTGCGGACACCTTTTCCAAGGTCTACAAGATCGACCCGGAACTGGCGATCACTCCCTTTAGCCAGCCCGGCCTGGTCACGATTCCGCTGGGGTTCCTCACGCTGATCGTGGTCTCCCTGTTGACGAAGAAACGGGCCGAGTAA
- a CDS encoding NIPSNAP family protein — MNCMLSRRLWMTALLAASTSVPALLGLSLASAPATCLAAESGAAAEQEYYELRIYRNTDPAQQKVVGEYVQQALLPALGRQGIDRIGVFTPTGETKDASLYVLIPYRSLDQLGQQNAALAEDKAYQSAAADFFALPKETPAYERIESRLMKAFAGMPVIELPAESQKKAPRIFELRIYESHNADKARLKVEMFNKGEIDIMKAVKMAPVFYGETLISNDAPNLTYLLSASDAAAHKEHWDAFRTHPDWDVMKKLDRYKDTVTKIHSVMLEPTAYSQI, encoded by the coding sequence ATGAACTGCATGCTTTCCCGTCGACTGTGGATGACCGCCTTGCTGGCGGCCTCGACCAGCGTCCCCGCCTTGCTGGGCCTTTCCCTCGCGAGCGCTCCGGCGACCTGCCTGGCGGCCGAATCGGGCGCCGCTGCGGAGCAGGAGTATTACGAACTGCGCATCTACCGGAACACCGATCCGGCCCAGCAGAAGGTTGTGGGCGAGTACGTTCAGCAGGCCTTGCTGCCGGCGCTGGGCCGCCAGGGGATCGATCGCATCGGCGTGTTCACCCCGACCGGCGAAACGAAGGACGCCTCGCTGTATGTGCTGATTCCGTACCGCTCGCTGGATCAACTGGGTCAGCAGAACGCCGCGCTGGCGGAGGACAAAGCCTACCAGTCGGCCGCCGCCGACTTTTTCGCCCTGCCGAAAGAGACGCCCGCCTATGAGCGGATCGAAAGCCGCCTGATGAAGGCGTTCGCCGGCATGCCAGTGATCGAACTGCCGGCCGAAAGCCAGAAGAAGGCCCCCCGCATTTTTGAACTGCGGATCTATGAAAGCCACAACGCCGACAAGGCCCGGTTGAAAGTCGAGATGTTCAACAAGGGGGAAATCGACATCATGAAGGCGGTGAAAATGGCGCCCGTCTTCTATGGAGAGACGTTAATTTCGAACGACGCGCCGAACCTGACCTACCTGCTCTCCGCCAGCGATGCGGCCGCCCACAAGGAACACTGGGACGCTTTCCGCACCCATCCCGACTGGGACGTGATGAAAAAACTGGACCGGTACAAAGACACGGTCACAAAGATTCACAGCGTGATGCTGGAGCCGACCGCGTATTCGCAGATCTAG
- a CDS encoding ABC transporter ATP-binding protein encodes MIETHDLTKKYGELYAIRSIDLKLEQGDLFGFIGPNGAGKTTTMRIIATLLEPSWGEAYVCGISYQKPKEIRRLVGYMPDFFGVYDDMKVIEYLEFFAAAYRIRGEERRRRCNEMLEVVDLDFKRNAFANTLSRGQTQRLGLARVLLHDPQVLLLDEPLSGLDPRARIEMRNLLRRLGKMGKTIIVSSHILPELADICNKIGIINNGVMEVNASISDVIKQVREQALLNIGVDGDMDPAARLLRESELVDHVEIADGRLAVTLKKQVEDYSELASLLVGKGFRLQHFAEEQVNLEAAFMALTKGSGVKI; translated from the coding sequence GTGATTGAAACGCACGACCTGACCAAAAAATACGGCGAGCTGTACGCGATCCGTTCGATCGATCTGAAGCTGGAACAGGGCGACCTGTTCGGGTTCATCGGCCCCAACGGCGCCGGCAAAACCACGACCATGCGGATCATCGCCACGCTGCTGGAGCCTTCCTGGGGCGAGGCGTACGTGTGCGGGATTTCGTACCAAAAGCCAAAAGAGATCCGCCGCCTGGTCGGCTATATGCCTGACTTTTTTGGCGTGTACGATGACATGAAGGTCATTGAGTACCTGGAGTTCTTCGCCGCCGCCTATCGGATCCGCGGGGAAGAACGCCGCCGCCGGTGTAACGAAATGCTGGAGGTGGTCGACCTCGATTTCAAGCGGAACGCGTTCGCCAACACGCTCAGTCGCGGACAGACGCAGCGACTGGGTCTGGCCCGCGTGCTGCTGCACGATCCGCAGGTGCTACTGCTGGATGAACCGCTGAGCGGGCTGGATCCGCGGGCCCGTATTGAAATGCGGAACCTGCTGCGGCGGCTGGGGAAAATGGGGAAAACGATCATCGTTTCCAGCCATATTCTGCCGGAGCTGGCCGATATTTGTAACAAGATCGGCATCATCAATAACGGCGTGATGGAAGTAAACGCGTCGATTTCCGATGTGATCAAACAGGTCCGCGAACAGGCCCTGCTCAACATCGGCGTCGACGGCGACATGGACCCGGCCGCCAGGCTGCTGCGGGAAAGCGAGCTGGTCGACCATGTCGAAATCGCCGACGGCCGCCTGGCGGTCACGCTGAAGAAACAGGTCGAAGACTACAGCGAACTGGCCAGCCTGCTCGTTGGCAAGGGTTTTCGCCTGCAGCACTTCGCCGAAGAGCAGGTCAACCTGGAGGCGGCCTTCATGGCGCTGACCAAGGGCTCCGGCGTCAAAATCTAA
- a CDS encoding DUF1801 domain-containing protein, with the protein MAKTVPTGASVEAYLQTVASEQRRDDCRQVMEIMQKITGEPPQMWGPSIIGFGSYHYTYDSGRSGDWPLTGVSPRAAALSIYIMPDLDAWEPLLSQLGDCKTGKCCLYVKKLSELHLPTLKKILRQSVAAVKKKYP; encoded by the coding sequence ATGGCGAAAACTGTTCCCACAGGAGCCAGCGTGGAAGCGTACCTGCAGACGGTCGCCAGCGAGCAGCGGCGGGATGATTGCCGACAGGTGATGGAAATCATGCAGAAGATCACCGGCGAGCCTCCCCAAATGTGGGGCCCCAGCATCATCGGCTTTGGCAGCTACCACTACACCTACGACAGCGGCCGCAGCGGCGATTGGCCGCTGACAGGGGTCTCCCCCCGCGCAGCGGCGCTATCGATCTACATCATGCCCGATCTGGACGCCTGGGAACCTCTGCTCTCCCAACTGGGCGACTGCAAAACGGGCAAGTGCTGCCTGTACGTGAAAAAGCTCAGCGAGCTCCATCTGCCCACGCTGAAAAAGATCCTCCGCCAGTCGGTCGCCGCCGTCAAAAAGAAGTATCCGTAA